In Phaseolus vulgaris cultivar G19833 chromosome 3, P. vulgaris v2.0, whole genome shotgun sequence, the sequence aataatatatttacttTGAAAGATATTTATACCATTCAATCTATAAAATGTCTCCAACCAAAAAAATTAGCTTAGAATATAAAATGAGTTAAGAATATTGTGTTAATAAGGAATGGTTTAAATATTTTGGTTGGAGTGATAAACTGAAACATGCAAAATGTATCTGATATCATCATGTAAAGTAAAAATGAGTAAAACAAAGAGTTGTTACACACAGTAATTAGTAGTAATTACCCATGCCGCGGACCCTGTTTCTGGAAGAATTCCTGATCCTCCTGACGCAAAATTTACACCCTTCAGAATCTTATTCTTCGAATTGAATTCATTTTTCTTAGTCAGAAAAGGTGGTGGACTTTGCTGATAACCGAGTAGCCTCGCTAGTTTCCACAGAACAaaaaaaatgcaggaaaacATTAGTTATAATTGATAGAGTAGTCATATTTATAGTTAAATAGTATTTACCAATTTGGTCAGCAGTGTTGAAGCCATTACTAAACCTTCCTGTGGGAAGTGAATGATAAAAATCAATGCCGTTGTAGGGGAAGTTGGCCCTTGCTCCAGACCTAAGAACATTGTTGGTTCCAACATCGAAAGTTGAGTCTCCAAATATGAACAATGGTGGGGCATCGTTATTCCCATGAGCTACGTGCATGGCCAGAGAAAAGAGAACAGATAAAAACACCAAAGCATACTCACTGCTCACAAAGGGTGCCATTTCTCAGCTTTAAACCCCTGTGAGAGAATATCACACACAAGAGTAGTTAATTAGTCTGGTACGAACCAAATGCAAAACGTAGAGTTTTATATACAAAGAATAACGAAAATGAAAGGTTAAAATTGTTGGTCATTGTCTCAAACAAATATTATAAGATTATGTAGAAACAAAGACATCGACATGGCCGACCATTGTCCACCATTGTTAGAATCAGCAGGAACCGTTCAAAGCATATATAATCCTCACTGTATattaatgcaaaaaaaaatcgTACGGCTATTTATAATGTACAcctttttgtttctttattaATGTTACATATTTGTGAAAAGTGGTAAAAACATTTCatcttttttcttaattaatagTGAACTTTATTTGTACTTATTATATAGACAAAGTGATTCTAGAGAGTACTCCAAATTGTTTTTCGTCCCaagtctttttttttcaattttctaaTGTTCGGTAGGGGTTAACTTGCAAAAGGTACTCCGATTATCAAGTAATACTCATGACTATATATTATAAACTGAATTAAAGAGTACGTATTCTTTTCTAAAgaatttatttatagtgtttggtCATGAGTCATTTGTTATAATGAGCAGAATCTATCGTATACTAGTATTAGCTAATTTTTAGGGAGGTTCCCTGATCTCTCGAAAAGTTATCTGGATGGATTTGGTGGGTCGTATTTGTGAATCTCATAGAGTTTTTACAACTGTCTTAACTACTATTTATAATAActgttttaaatgtatttttgacTGATCGATCGGTTACCAAGGCTGAGTGACACGGCTACCCACCGGTGTATTTTTTGTGGCTTATTAATCACAATTAAGTTTCTTTAGTAACACAACAAAGATTTAATTTACATAAAGGATTAGTGTAGATTATGAAGATGAAACTCATATTAACTGTATAAGAAATAGTTAAAAGAGTGGTTGGAAGTTTGTTTTTTGCTATTTGGTGCGGATAACCGGTTAAAAGTAAGAGTTAATTAAGCCCCGACATGGGTCTAAAGCCAAAACTTAGTGTTCTAATGAGAATTTATGACGTACCTCACTCACTGTATGTGGCTGGTTTTATTGGAGGTGGAGAATATGATGACATGCTTCTTTTCTTGTCCatcttttgttttcatttaacAACATTGGTATCATCGTGCCCCCACCAAGGTTTTTTGGACTTGCTTCATCACTTTCAGACAACCTTTTCATTTTACCTACTCATTCcaaatttttttgaaacaaaaatatatagaaggaatcaattttaaatttctcacgaataaattatttataaacttaattttttcCCGTGCCTTTTCTGGTGGCATACTCttatttcatatataaaatattatggtattcttattttaatttttggtataataaatttattatatttatatattatttattaaaatcaatGAAACTGTGTTTGGACTATTAATCTtaggtttttaattttatggaaCTATATATGAATATTTGTTTGATTATTTTGTGTGATAATGAGAGAAAACTAAGCTGTAAAACAAtattatagaataaaaaatagaaaaattaatgtaaattgaaaacaaataatGTTACTatctatataaatatttacttgACTTGTTCGTGTTGACACAACTTAACTTCTTCGTGTTTACACAACTTATCAATAtgacaaaattttgaaaacctACCATTTCCATAATTATTTGTCAAAATTGCATTGGAATAAACACCAAAAAAGTGTTAAAAAGAATTACATATAATAGATCTTACCTAAAATAAGATTCTATTGCATGACTCTAgtaagatcttagctaaaatagGTGATGCACTGTACAACTAGGACAAATATTAACTGTATAATTGTCTTTTAACTGCCAGTTGTGAGAAGGTATATTCGTTCCTGAACAAAATGATGTTTTGTAGTTTTAGAAAATTTGGAGCATTTGGCATTGATTTCAAGTGTAGAATCAAAACCAGGCGCTGCAAGCAAAATCCTGAACAAAATCCAAGGAATTACCAACAAATTTTTTCCTTGTTCTGACAAAAGGTCACGTTCGTTTGAGATTCCTCCTCAATGATTTCATACAATAATTGCGTCGCGTGTTATGGGGAGAAGTTCACATGAGTTTAATCTCTCATTCAATCACAAGAAATTGGTTTATCACATCAAATTTAAATCTTACTTATGTAATATTTGtcactattatattaatattactcTTTCCCTTTTCTTGTATGGGATGTTTTCTTCTCTTCCTTTCTTGGCCCAATCCCCCATCTGGGAAATATAAAACCAGAAGTAGACATTTAGTTTAAATGaaataagaacatttttttagtttctttataatttgttgatcattttattatgaatattagtAGTAATTGGAAGCTCTAATTGTGTTAGTCACATATAAGGGATTAAGAATGAAATTTGGTCTTCTGTAAGATTAGCaataatcataatttaaaatttgatgaaATTGAACGGTATAACTGATTATAAACGTTCTATATAAATTATTGTAAATTTTGTCAACACATCCTACTAATTATAAATgacaagaaaaacaaataataatggAATGTGGATAAGGTAGTCAGTCATAAAGCTTGAAACTCCTCGCACATCAACCGTTATTTAGGTTGTGTTTGGAATGAGGAGAAGATGTGTGAGAATTTGAAATAGTTAATGTGTGAAGATTTAAGAGAGTGAATGTGTAAAGATTTGAGAGGGAAGTGTGAATAAATTGATGTTTTTGTTAAGGTATGTTAGAGTGAatgtatgaaaaaaaattattgaaatttgtgagtaaTGTAATGGTTATaagagaaatataattttttttaaatgtgtaaaaattacaaattacaaattacaaatttaatcttttttaaaaatatttaaataatgaaatatgagtatttttgtgttgattttgagttaattaaaattttgtaaattattttttgatacCATTGAATAATTATTCTCAAGTTACTTGACAAAAATATTCAGATGTaaagttttataaatttaaaaagtataattaaaaaatagtattattatatttataataaacaacTATATATGTTTGTGTTGTATTAAaaatttactttattattaattttattaatcactattattttatattattaataatatcaataaatacttttgttttgattgatagatttatgtaataattaatatttgtatttagataattttaatattattttatttttattatattatgttatatatattaactatacaatgaaaaaaaaagtaattagtaATTTTTCATGTAAAGacaaaaacaaagttaaaataagataaacacACCTCTTTATCTGATTTTCTACAAAGTTCTTTGCATCTAAGCGAGTTTAAAAAACACTATTCACACTTATCTCTCAATTTTTCTTTTGCACACATTAGTGGATTCAAGATCCAAATGAAATATATCAGTACACTTTCATCCATATATTATCTCTTGAATATTAAACTTAagattttttcaattatagCTTTGAATAtaacacataatcgattatagtTTCACAAATAAACATTTCTTTTAACTTTGCTTCCGtgttattttttcaattaattccaaatatatacatttattttttatatgattatttaaaattatcatttattttcaaCCTTACACTTATTGTTTTATATCCCCAAATAATTAacaacattattaaaaaaagtgaattaaaataattacaaaattttatttttaattataaagtattagaaaaatcataaattttcataataaatgttttaaaataaaataaaaaattattaagttaattcagaaaaattaaaaccaatacttaattataaaattgcgaaaatcatttttaaaagtttacaaatttttaaaaaattaaaacacaaaaatattactttaatgtaggatttcctttaaattttaaagaaatatataGAAATCGTATTAGGGGTACTATTTCagttagattaaaaaaaaattcgtatttaaatatattatatttcaatgaaaataacaaaaaaattaaaaggtttgacTGAAAATCTTACTTGAATAtacgatttttttttccaaatcgtgttccaaaacacaattttttcaCTGTGATATTTTGTTTCAAGTACTATTAACTCGTCAAACTAATCAAGTCAGACACACTACAAATTCCTTCCCATTGTGTCTGAAAAATTTAGTAACACgattactttttataaaaaaaactcaaaatacttcatgtaaaaaatatgttatttggttaaagattttttttatatatatatttttaaattcatattttttttttctctttaagttcaattttagaataaacttcATCAATTTGATTAAAACTGAGATCTTACTTGATGGCTGCTTTCTTTATCActgtaattataataattattttattttctaaaataatctataatttaattattgtagtaatttattattttttgtctctaaaattagtttttatttaatgatttttttatagtgatactttataaaaaaattcaataattttttttatttagacaaaacatgtaaaaaataaaagaatttaaaattacatcaatataaatttaatatattccATATGCAAATGGAACGTAGGTAGATTATTTTGAAATTACATCAATTATTTctatttacattattttttaaatttgacatAACATTATAATTACTTTTCGATTATACTCTATTCTTACTTATCCAATACATTTATTATGGAAGTGGAAATAGCAAACAACAAATGTGCATTCAATTGGGAAACAGAAATGAAACATgagaaaatttattatttttaatacagTTATACATTTATCAAGAAAGTGAAAAATACAAAGTAGTGTAAATTTATTGTGttatgtttataattttaatttattatttacacatttataaataaataaataagagaaaaCATCACATTACAAGTGTATCAATAGTACTTGGCACGTAGTCTTcctctttccttttcttttatgGGGTTCTTTACTTCTCTTTCCTTTGTGGCATTAACCCAACCATCAGTTGGAAAACCTCTGTTCAACATTAAAAGTTTATCACTGATTTTAGTAAAGAAAACAATTAATGTACAAAACAATGATAAAAGAATTCTAAATAAAGAGGGAGACAGTACTGTATATACCCCAGAAACAAATACAATATAACATGTTGAAATTGAAAAGTACATAACAAAGTATAGCATCCAGTACATTCTTAGTATAGATAACAAAatatgatattcttatatatatgtgtataaattaattaaatagatTGGTTGCCAAAGGTTGTGTTTAGGATTGTGACTTTCTGAATTTTAGAGCATCAAAGCGCGCAGTAAGTTCATCATAATCGGGCAATTTGGGATGAACACGATGAATGCTGCTATCCTGTTTAGCCAGAGATGAGGGTACCGGTGGTGGAAGCCGATTAGGGGGTAAAGTAGGACGAGGTTCTTCTGCTTCAATTTCTTCATCACAATCTGATTCATCAAACTTAATATCTGAATGAGCAGAAGCTGGATGGTAGCTGTGCCTCCTATAATCATTTCCACTATACTGGTTAGGCAATGAATCCTCACTTTTCATTTCATCAGATCTTGGTAAGCTGTGTGACCTGTACATTTTTTCCTCTGTTGAAGGATTGTTTGCTTGGAAGGTCCCAGAGTAAACATATGACTGAGGGGCTTCATTATATTCCTTCTTAGCCATATAAGCTGCAACTTCAGCAGCAGCAATTGCCTTCTTGGCTGCTTCAGCTGCTGCTTCAGCAGCAGACCTAGAATCTTCATAATGCACGGCATCCGTTTTTCCACCACCTGATAATCTGAAGAAAACACCCAAAAATCCCATTAGAGTAAGTAAATGATAATATAAGAACATATCTAACAGGGTAGACTCTAAAAATATATGTATCACCTTGTAGCTGGTTTATTTGATTCCATTGACACATTTGTAGAAGGTTTCACTGGTTGGCTACTTGCACTGACAAAAGTACGTGGCCCTTCCTGATGACAGCAAGAATTCCTAATCATTAATCAAAATTGTTACAAAGCATAATAAAGCAAGGAAGATCAAGACACAATACGTACTATTGGATCTTCTGGAGGCTTGAGAAGTTCTTTCTCAGATTCTGTAGTATCCCAATCAATTTGATGTTCCTTGGCTATTTCCTTCAACACTTTCAATTTTACTTCACCAGGAGGTGTTCGTACTGAGAGTTTTTCGATCAACTAAAAATCCATTGCAATTCACAACACTTCTATGAATACATTTGAGGATTAATAGAAAATAGGTAGTTTAATACAAACAAGCATAACATCCAAAAGGTTGCTTATTTTATTAGCAAAATTGCAGTCAGCTAACCTGGCGATTTACGCCGCAGCTAGGTCTAAGTTCAACAGCTGCAGACACAAAATCTTTCCCATATTTCTTCTCAAAGATTTTCTTAAGTGACACAAGTTCTGGAATTTCAGAGCACCTAGGGGATGCAAATATCAAGCTAGCGATTCCTTCTTTCAAATCTGCTGGACATTCCCTGAAACAAGTAGGATTACCATCAAAATTTCAAGTCTATACTTCTATAATAAAATAACCAATTCCCAAATACTGCACCTTTGCTTTGCAATGATTGATAGTCTGGCCACAATTAGTTCGCAGAAGAGTTCGATGAACTCATTTGCAGCCAAAACATTTTGCTCTCTCATAACATGCTCAACCTATAATAAGAATAAGTTTTGGTAAATATTAGAAAATTACACGTGGCTTCATCTTGATAATGTTACATAGCACCACTAGATTTATGTAGCAAGTTACTTTTAGTTTAGCTTTATGTAATTAGCGAAGGATACCATGCTGAAAAGGCTTATTGGAAACTAGAAATTCTGACGTGCCTTGGcatgttttaatataaaaatgttcTCGAGACGTCTCAAGCCTTGAGACAGGAGATAACATggtgataaaaaatggtaaagaATCTCCGTGATGCTTAGATATGACGACGATCAAAAGATATTATTAATCGCCCATGCTACAATATACTCAGACTTGTGCTGAAATAAAAGCTATATCTCATTGTCACATATCCTAACCCTTTCTTAGTACACCTTAACCAACTAAAGAGATCAGCATCAATGACTTTAAGCATTTGAAACATACGAGTACAAGtcaaaaaataatgataaaataaaatggatTAGGCTTTTGGTCATTGGGAGGCTTTGACTCTCAAAGTACTGCATAGGGAGGTGTTGACCCTCAAACTACTGCAATGTTATCTATTTGTAATTGAGATTTACCAAAAATAGTTTCTATCAACTAGCGTCAACGCTCCAGCCTTGAAGGATTCAGGTGGTGCTAAGGGTTCAGCAACAATGAAGAATAAGCATATTCTTGACGTAATTAGGGGCAATGAGGGAGAGGATAGCAAGTTTTAGGAGAGGACTAAGGCAAAACAGAGCAATACAATACGAAGGTTTGGCAAGCCAAGAAACCGAAGCTTGGATGCCAGAGAGACTAACTAAAATATGGAACGAtccaagaaaacaaacaaaaagagTGGGGGCAAAATTTTTGGAAATAAAGACAACCGGCATTGGAGAAACCTAGAGCGAGTAACAAGTTAGAATAACCAATCAAATACACACAAAGATACTCAATCAAAAACTGGGACTAAACCAAACGGTAAAACGGTGCCCTCAATTCCAACTAACACAAACATCTAACAGCATGGTTGTTTTGAGTGCCATATAGTGCCACAAACATCAGAAACAAAAATTGTAAACGATACAAGATAGATTACACATATAGTTTAGTTTGCACTTCCAACAAATTCTGCATTAGGTACAATGTTACCGGTGCTTCTCACCAATTAGCCCAACCAAGGACATTCTTAATTCGGTCAAATCACATGTAGCACATTGTTAACTTGATCCTGATATATAGGAAGTTATGAATTTGGTCCCACATTAGAAACATGTAAAGATCAAGTTAAgaatgcataaaaaaaaatccaaatagataatattttacgaagataaaaacttttaaaaagattgTGTTTGCGGGAGCAGAGAAGAAATTGATGataagaagagtactcatttttGTGTTACCCTGATACGAGCCGTGGCATCCTGACCAGACTGAAGAAGAAGAGCAATGTCTCGTCGCATCTGCCTGACTACCACCTCTCTCTTGTTCCGCAGCAGCTTGATCCTGGCCACCGCCATCTTCGCTGCCGTTTTGCTGCACCGTAGAAAGCACAACCACTCGTTTCCGTTATAAATGCGTCGTTCGCACTAATgagaagaagagagaaaagaagaaggcAAGTGCAGTACCATTTGGAGGAGTTGAAGCCGAGGCGGAGGAGAGAGAGCGTGAGTTTCACGATCCTCTTTGTGCGTGCGGAGGCTTCGCTTACGACGGTCATGGCGAAGTGGAGGAGTGAGAGGAGAGTGATGTGTGAGGGTTTAAGGTGGAGAAGACATGAAAAGTAACGGTCTTctttagagaaaagaaaataataaaaataataattaaaaaaaaaagagttagaAAAAGGGAATGAGTTTGtcgtttttctttctttcagaAATGTAGTGTAGGAATGAATGAGTATTGAGTTAGTGGAAAAAATGTAGCCGTTATGAGAGGGAAGACGTTGAGAATGAAGATAGCTTCTACTGGAATCCTATGCATGTAAAATTAaccatatcattttttttttgtcatttttaactgaaataaattatattaaatataaaaagtattattttattatataattcaaaaaaattatacaaagatATCCTCTTTTGAGGCACAAAGTTAGTACCTATGAATTGTGCATTCATTTACTTAATATCCAATTTAGAACATTAGTTAAGTATAGTCTCCAACAGAAAAGATTCAGTCCTATTGAGTTCTAAaagaacaatttttaatataataatatttttgtatttaatttatttttattgaaaataattgaGAATCATGTAATTATAAAGTAAGTGAGAAACCAGATAGAGTTATACCTATCATATTAAAACTAATCAATTTTCTACATTCATAAAGATGAAAATAGACAATGTAGACAAAATTATAACAAATCAATATGTTACcgatatttttttcaatatcatTATCCTAAAAATTACCTTTATTATTTCATTTGGTcattaaagataattttatttagtcattaattttattttatttggaaaaTTCTTCATTCTTTCGttacataatttttattctCTGTAAACAACAATTTAACTCGTTCAATAGTTtacttgaaaaataattttcaaattctataatttaaaatataattttgtattttaagaaaaattatattatgaattatagaTTTTGGAAGCTCTATagattatacaattttttttttaaaaaaaaaactaacacttTTTACCAAaggataattttgaaattaaaagaattatggggtgcaggaagaaattgagGAGGTGCAGGAAGATATAATGCCATATTAATGAAATGCAAGCCAAAAAATAAGTATTGAAAACTATTTATAATGTAAAAAAGACGTAGAAATTCTAAAAGTTATGatccaataaaaaaatagatataatatTGACTTAtgcaaaaaattaattaaaaaatagtaatattaattattttttgtaaaatatgataaatttggataaactaaaaaaatgtgTGTGAATGAGCATAAAATTAGTAAGGTTAAATGTTTAAACTGTTAAGTGAGTGATGGAAAAAATATTAAGTGGCCCATTATGACGAGGAGTAATACACACAAAAATATTAGAAGAGTCCAAAATTAAGGGGCCCATTAAGATGAGTGTTGGAAGCGAATTGAAAGGCCATATCTTTCTGCACCCCATAATTTCCAGGTGCATCCCATCGGTGTGATTAAAACACCAAACTGCCCTTGATGTCGCCACCCCTTTGTCATTGATATCCCTTGTCGTTGTCACAACCATTTTTTTGATGAATTAAAGGAAGAAAATATTCACGATTGtataattttatagtattttttcataagaaaaacttttaaattatgcAATTCTGGATTAcatgttaaaaaatacttttaaattatatattttgaaagttttttttcttgcaaaaaaaattactttcaaattgtataatttcAAAGTAAAAAAACTTTAAGATTTCACAATCCataagtaaaataataaatttttatattttgtattttaaaaacctttttcaaaaaaattgtgtattgtacaatttgaaaggaaaaaaaaaaacctagatTATACGAtctcaaagtaaaaaaaaaaatctagattATACGATTTCAAAGTCAAAAGTAactttaaaattgtatattctgaaagttttttttttattaaaaatgactttcaaattgtaaaataataaaaaaataaagtcgAAGTTAAATTGAAttgtgtaatttaaaaataaaagaaaataattataaattgtgTAAAAAACTTTTTTATGCATTAAATTGCATAAATTGAAAGTTGTCTTTTAAGAGTATAATGGAAGTTCTCATATTTTTAGGGGTGGGAAAGAAAATATAGGGATGTATAAAGAATCCCCCAATTGAAATTATGTAAGAAGCCACTTTTGGGCTTTTGAGGATTAGGCCAcatcaaagaaagaaaaaattgaattctTTTAATTAAGTCTAAGGGTAAGGCTATTTACACTCCTCCTTCATACTATTACACTTTCCTTCTCTTAAGGATGAGGGAGTGTGTTTAGTGGGGTAGCTTTGGATAAAAAGAAGGAAGAGTGTATTAATATAAAGGAAAAGTGTAAATAATATACTATAGATTATTATACTATGAAAGCCATTTGAAGAAACGGGCTTTAAATCACTGTTAATATTGATTTCAAagtaatagaaaaaatataaattggggaaataaataaataacccCTTAAACATAGCATAAATTCAGAATACTCTATTTATAATAACATTCCAATTATTAATAAGACATATAAACCTAACCGCCTAAAACAACAAATTAAGAGAAATTAAAGGTGAAACCAAATTCTATAAAATTTACAAGTGATTAAGATTTAATACTATGTAGTTAAAATGAATTATAAGTGTTCAGGCTTAATTTATTaggaatattatttatttatttattcatttcatTTCCTTTAAATACCGGTTAAGATGATTTTAAAACTGCTGAAGATGATAGGACATTTTTaatacaattattatttataatttttaagggGTGAGTGACACTGTGGAGAGAGAGATGATACAAGTGAATTTTATCtgtagtttaatttatttttttattttgttgtagtCAACCTAAAAGAGCATGTTGATACTATCATGTGCATAGTAATGAGTCTTTGTATTAAATTGGTATATGATTATATTAAGTTTTGGTTAGAGAATTGGTGGAGATTCTTAATGATGAATTGGCAATTTTAAACAAG encodes:
- the LOC137808512 gene encoding uncharacterized protein — translated: MTVVSEASARTKRIVKLTLSLLRLGFNSSKCKTAAKMAVARIKLLRNKREVVVRQMRRDIALLLQSGQDATARIRVEHVMREQNVLAANEFIELFCELIVARLSIIAKQRECPADLKEGIASLIFASPRCSEIPELVSLKKIFEKKYGKDFVSAAVELRPSCGVNRQLIEKLSVRTPPGEVKLKVLKEIAKEHQIDWDTTESEKELLKPPEDPIEGPRTFVSASSQPVKPSTNVSMESNKPATRLSGGGKTDAVHYEDSRSAAEAAAEAAKKAIAAAEVAAYMAKKEYNEAPQSYVYSGTFQANNPSTEEKMYRSHSLPRSDEMKSEDSLPNQYSGNDYRRHSYHPASAHSDIKFDESDCDEEIEAEEPRPTLPPNRLPPPVPSSLAKQDSSIHRVHPKLPDYDELTARFDALKFRKSQS